Genomic segment of Terriglobales bacterium:
GACGGGCTGCTTGTTGGCGGAGCCGTTGGAGGCGCCCCAATCCAGCAGCAGGCTGGCCAGGCGCTCGGCGGCGGAGTGCGAGAGCCCCAGGGAGCCGATCTCGCGGCAGGCCTGGTTGTACTCCTCGCTCAACTGCTGGGCGACGCGGAAGCAGACGTCGGCGTCCTTCTGCAGGAACTGCAGGAAGTCCTCCGCCCGCACGAACTTCAACTGGCAGGGCTCCAGGGTCTCCGCGGTCACCTGGTAAGGCTTGTGCAGGACGGTGGAGCTCAGCCCCAGCACCTCGCCGGGCTCGGCGATGCGCACGATCAGGGTCTTGCCGTCGCTGGAGTTGACCGAGAGCTTGACCCGGCCGCGGCACAGCACGAAGATGCCGCGCGCCGCCTGCTCCTCGACGAAGATGACCGCCCCCTTGGGGAAGGTCGAAGTGAAAGAGAGCTTTTCGAAGACGCGCAGCGCGGGGCTGGCGAAGCTGCAGAAGAAGTCCCCGTTGCGCTGCTCGCAGCCTTGACAGCTCTCTGCGATTGCCATTCCGTAGGGTGAACGTGCGGTTGCCATGTCGTTATCCCACCTTTCCATGGGCCGTTGTCGCGCGGCCCTCGATCTCTTCCACGATGGAGCGGGTGAGCGGACCTTCGCCCAGAAGCTCCGCCCCTTCCCCGTGCATGTGCTCCAAGAGCTGGCTGCCGGCGCCGTTGACGAAGCTGACGTCGGCCAGGTCGACCACCATTTTCTTGCCCGCCTGCACCCGGCGCAGCGTCTCCCAGCAGCCTTCCAGTTCCTGGACCCACGGGCCTGTGATCTTGCCATCGAGCTTGAGCACCGTCTTGTTGCCTTCGGTCTGTACTGTGATCCTGAGCATGTGATGGCACCTACGCTTGGTTGTAGTGCACGTCACACGCCATGTGTGATGAAGAGCACAATGGGCTGTAAGTGATGGCACTAATGGTAGTTAGCGTTAGCCTCCGAATGGAGTGTCAAGGCGAGTGACGGAGTCAGGTGGCAGCCGGCTGACGCAGTGTCAGCCCGCCGACACGTGCCGACGAGACCGGCTGCGGTGCTCTTAAGCCATCTCACCTACGGCGATCGAGGTCGCATGTTTCGATTCCGGAACAAAAACCACTTTTTCCCTTGACAGGCCGAACTCAGGAGTATCCTCCCTGGCGTCTCCGGCAACGGGTAACCTGGGCAATCACGCTCCCCTAGAGGAGTCGGATCTCCCGAAGGATGGGGCAGCCGCAGGATTCGGGTGGGCCACCCGCCCGTCAGCAGGCCTTGCGCTGGGATGTTCGGTATGCGTG
This window contains:
- a CDS encoding Crp/Fnr family transcriptional regulator; this encodes MAIAESCQGCEQRNGDFFCSFASPALRVFEKLSFTSTFPKGAVIFVEEQAARGIFVLCRGRVKLSVNSSDGKTLIVRIAEPGEVLGLSSTVLHKPYQVTAETLEPCQLKFVRAEDFLQFLQKDADVCFRVAQQLSEEYNQACREIGSLGLSHSAAERLASLLLDWGASNGSANKQPVRLTLTHEEMAQMIGTSRETVTRLLGKFRERQLIQ
- a CDS encoding STAS domain-containing protein, whose product is MLRITVQTEGNKTVLKLDGKITGPWVQELEGCWETLRRVQAGKKMVVDLADVSFVNGAGSQLLEHMHGEGAELLGEGPLTRSIVEEIEGRATTAHGKVG